The Podarcis raffonei isolate rPodRaf1 chromosome 2, rPodRaf1.pri, whole genome shotgun sequence genome window below encodes:
- the LOC128408585 gene encoding probable peptidyl-tRNA hydrolase 2, whose product MESQALDSDSGVDESLVAPLLELGIPEVAARRALALTGGRSAEAAAQLYFSSGLDSQEEEDAQGSGYYKMVFVVNMELSMGTGKIAAQVGHAAVGLFQLLQEKSSHRDIINQWDEQGAKKVVLQGSNTDQLLELHALALSLELPTYLVQDAGRTQVPTGSHTVLAIMGEEEMVNQVTGQLKLLN is encoded by the exons ATGGAGTCGCAAGCGCTGGACTCGGACTCGGGCGTGGACGAGTCTCTCGTCGCGCCGCTGCTGGAGCTCGGCATCCCCGAGGTGGCGGCGCGGCGG GCTCTAGCGCTCACCGGGGGCCGCTCGGCCGAGGCGGCGGCACAGCTCTACTTCAGCAGCGGCCTCGATTCCCAG GAAGAAGAGGATGCACAAGGCAGCGGTTACTATAAGATGGTCTTTGTGGTGAACATGGAGCTCTCCATGGGAACTGGAAAG ATCGCCGCTCAAGTGGGGCATGCTGCAGTTGGCCTGTTCCAGTTGTTGCAGGAGAAGTCGTCTCACAGGGACATCATCAACCAATGGGATGAACAAGG CGCAAAGAAAGTCGTACTGCAGGGTTCCAACACCGACCAGTTGCTGGAGCTCCACGCCTTGGCCCTGAGCCTGGAACTGCCAACATACCTAGTGCAAGATGCAGGGAGGACCCAG GTTCCCACGGGCTCCCACACAGTCCTCGCCATCATGGGGGAGGAAGAGATGGTGAACCAGGTGACTGGGCAGCTGAAACTGCTGAACTGA